In Beutenbergia cavernae DSM 12333, the DNA window CCTGTACCCGCTCGGGTACAACGTCTGGCTGAGCCTCCACATCGACCGGCTCAGCCCGGAGGACGGCACGTTCGTCGGGCTCGCCAACTACGCGGAGGTGCTGCGACAGGGTGCGCTGCTCGGAACTCTCGGCCGGACGTTGGTGTTCACGCTCGGGTCCCTCGTGCTCCAGTTCGTGGTGGGACTCGCGGCCGCTCTGGCGCTCGAGCGCTTTCCGCGGGGCAGTCGCGTGCTGCGACCCCTGCTCCTCGCCCCGTGGGTCATCCCGGCCGTCGCGGTCGGTGCCATCTGGCTGTCGATCCTGAACCCCACGAACGGCATGGCGAACGCGTTCCTCGCGACGGTGGGGATCGGACCGGTGGAGTGGCTCTCGGACCCCGTGCTGGCGATGGGTGCGCTCATCGTCGCGAACACGTGGAAGTCCGCGGCGTACTGGATCCTGATGATCTCGGCCGGACTGAAGACAGTCCCGAAGGAGGGCGTCGAGGCCGCCCGGGTCGATGGCGCGAGCTATCCGCGCATCGTCTGGCACGTGCTGCTGCCGGGGATCCGCCCGGTGCTCGTGACGACGGCGCTGCTCGCCTTCATCTGGACGTTCAACTACTTCGACCTCGTCTACCTCCTGACCAACGGAGGCCCTGACAACGCGACGACCACCCTGCCGTTCGCGATCTGGCAGTCCTCCCTCAAGTTCAGCAGGTTCGACCAGGCGGCCACGTACTCGGTCCTGTCGGTCCTGGTGACAGGGATCGCCATCGGCGCATACTTCCGCGTCGCACGTCGGGAGGTCCGCTGATGACCGCCGTCCGCACCGCGACGCCCCCGAGCACGGCTGCCGTGCCCTCCCGCTCTCCTCGCCGGAGGACACGGCGGCGCCCGTGGGGCGCGGGCGCCGTCATCTCCGTGGTGCTCCTCGGTTCTCTGCTGCCGCTCTACTGGATGGTGGCCACAGCACTGAAGCCGACCACGGAGCAGGCGGCGATACCCGCCACGCTCTGGCCCCACGAGATGACGCTCGAGCAGTTCGGTGCCGTCTTCGAGAACGGCACCATTCCTGCCGCTTCCGTGCGGTCACTCGGGATTGCGGTCGCCACCACGATCGCGGTCGTCGTGCTCGGCTCCCTGTCCGCCTACGCGGCGACCCACCTGCGGTTCCGAGCGTCGTCGAGCCTGTTGTCCATGAGCTTCGTGACCCAGCTCCTGCCGCAGGCAGCGACGCTCGTGCCCGTCTTCATCATGTGGCGGCAGCTCGGGCTCATGGACTCCCTGCCCGGCATCACGCTCGTGTACGTCGCCTTCCAGCTCCCGGTCGCCGTCTGGATCATCACGGGGCACTTCGCATCGGTGCCCCGGGAGGTCGTGGAGGCGGCGAGCGTGGACGGAGCGCGGCCCCTCACGACGCTCTTCCGCATCGTCGTCCCGATGGCGGCACCGGGGGTGGCAGCCGTCGCGATCTGGTGCGTCATCGGGGTGTGGAGCGAGCTGTTGTTCGCACTCGTCCTGCTCAGCAGCAACAACCAGACGGTGCCCGTCGCGCTCGCGTCGGTGATCGGCCAGCACACCACCAACTGGGGCTACCTCCTCGCCGCGGCGAGCATCGCCTCCCTCCCACCGCTCCTGCTCTTCTTCCTGCTCCAGAAGTACTTCGCAGACGGCATCTCCGGCGCCGTCAAAGGCTGACAAAGAGAGGCTCCCCGCATCGTGCTCGATATCGACCGCATCAGTGTCATCCCGACGTCCCACCTCGACCTGTTCTGGCTCGGCGACTACCGCAACTGCCTCGCGCGCGGCGACGACCTCATCCGGCGATACCTGGACCGGGCGGAGGAGTCAGGCGACGAGACGTTCGTCGTCGACACAGCGATCTTCGCGGAGCACTTCCTCCGGACCCACCCGCATTACGAACCGCTCGTGCGTCGGCTCCTGGCCGAAGGGCGCCTCGAGATCGGCGGCGCGTACATCGACAGGTGGGAGAACCTCGTTCTCGGCGAGTCCATCATCCGCAACATCCAGATCGGGCGCCGGTGGGCGAAGGAGCGCCTCGGGATCGAGACCCGGCTTGCCGCTCACCCCGACCTACCCGGTCTCAACGCCCAGACGTCGCAGCTGTATGCGCAGGCGGGCGTCGAGTACTACGTCACGTCGCGCAAGGTCTTCCACGAGGGACGGATCTGGCGTCACGTCGCACCCGACGGCACCGCGCTGCACATGCTGACGTGGCCGGTGCACTACGTCTTCGTCCCCTTCCTCCCCGACTCGCTCGAGCCGACGGCGGAGGGACTCTTCACAGGCGGAGCCACCCTCTCTCACGAGGACCTCCGCGGACGGTACCCGCACGGCACGGTTGCCATGTCCGGTTCAGCGGGCGACCTCACGGGGCCAGAGGACTTCATCACGCGGTACGGGAAGGACCAGCGCGCCTACATCGAGCAGTACCGGGGAGGGCTCCCGGAGGTGACGATCGACTACGCCGTCCCGGCAACGGTCATGCAGCCGTACCTTGACGACCCGGTGCCCCTCCTGGAGCACACGGGCAGCTTCCCCAGCGTGTGGGGCGTCGCACCCGACGAGGAGATGCGGTTCTTCCACCGTGTCCGTGCTCTCGAACGGGACCTGCTCGACGCGGAGACGGCCGCCGTGCTCGCGGCAGCCGCTGGCCGAACGCCGCTCCCGGAGAGCGCGAGCCGGTGGCGTGGCCTCTACGGCGAGGACGCCTTCTTCGCGACGGATGACCTCGCCCCGAGCGGGCGCGAGTTCGAGTGGCTCTGGCGGATGCACGTCTTCACCCAGGACCACAACGGGGGAGGCGAGGACGGCGCGCTCTCCGTCTTCCAGAAGAAGGTGCGCCACGATCGGGCCCGTGTCTACGCCCGCGAGGTGCTCGCGCACGCGGCCTCGTCCGGCGGCGCGGACCGACCGCTCGTGCTCACGACCCGGTTCGGGGGCGCCGAGCTGCTCGTCGCCGAGCCCGAGCTGACGATGCCGCTGCGTACCGCCGTGGACGCGCTCCCGGCTGACCACTGGCAGGAGGTTGCCTCGGCGAACGGGGATGCGCGCCTCGCCCTCCTGGCCGACGTCCCGGCCGACATCGGCCTGCACGAGCTCGTCACGCGGGCTGCGGCGGACCGGCTGGACGTCCGCGAGGACGACGACGCCGTGGTCGTCGCGACCGCCCACACTCTCGTGCACATCGACCGGGCCACCGGAGCGACCACCATCTCCGACCCTGCGACGGGCACCGAGACGACCGTCGCAGAGCTCCCGTACGCGGTCCGCGAGCTCGGGAACGACGTCACGCTCGCCACCGACGAGTCCGAGCGCACGCGCGCGACGCTCGACTCCGTGCGCATGCTCTCCTCCGGACCGCTGTGCGCGCAGGTCCTCCTCGGGTGGGACCTGTTGGGGGTGAGGTGGCGTCAGGTCGTGACGACCTGGGCGCACAACGGCACGGTCGACGTGGACATCGACGTCGAGTGGCCGGCGCTCGAGGACTGGCAGGTCAGGCTTCCGATGCTCGGCGGCAGCCCACGCTCCGCCGTGCGCTACGGGACGCCGTTCCACGGTTCCGACTGGGACGCTGTTCCGGACGGGTCACGCCCCTTCCAGCGCGACGAGATCTCGCCCGAGGACCGCGCGTCCTACCGCGAGGTCCAGCACTGGGTGGCAGGAACCTTGCGTCCCGCCTCCGGACCGCTCACCGTCGCCGTGCTGACGGAGCACCCGGCGTTCCGCAGCCACGACGGCGAGACGTCCGCCGTCCTGCTGCGGACGCCGGCGTCGTGCGGCGACCGCCGCCTGCACTGGACGAATCCCGGTCGCACCACGTGGCAGTTCCAGTTCCAGCTCGTCCCGGGAGACGACCCCCTGGTGCCGGCGCGCCTGGCCGACGAGCGATGGCGCGCACCGCGCGTCGTCCTCGGCGCGGCCCAGCCGATCAGCGTCCTGGGCAACGCCGGCGACGACGTCCGGGTGTCGGCCCTGTTCCTGGACGAGGAAGGGGCGGCCTGCGTGCGGCTGGTCAACCAGAGCGAGACGGACGCCGCCGTCGTCCTCACCGGGACGCTCGCACGCGACGACGTCGCCCTCGTCGACCTGCAGGGCGTGGTCGTGGGCAACGCCCCGTCGGCCGGCGGCCGTGTGAACCTCACCCTGCCGCCGTGGCGGGTCCAGACCGTCCGCCTCGCCCGACCCGCCTGATCTCGAAGGGACCCGACATGACCGACCCCCGACCGGACGTCGACCTGACAGCAGTCCGCACCCACCTCACGTCCGCGTTGCTGTCCGACGCCCTCGACGCGCAGGGGCTACGCCATCAGTGCCTGGGCACCGGCCTCGCGCTGCTCGACCCGACCCGCGTGCTCGCCGGGTACGCGTTCCCGGTCACGATCCAGCGCGTCTACGACGTGCCGGCCGAGCCGTTCCGCGGCCTCGTCGCAGCCCTGGACGCGATCGGGAGGGACGAGGTCTTCGTGACCGCCACACATCGGGCCGCGGACATCGCGGTCTGGGGTGAGCTGCTGTCGACCGTCTGCCTCGCCCGCGGCGCTGCCGGCGCCATCACGGACGGGCTGGTGCGCGACACCCGGGCGGTCCGCGAGCTCGGGTTCCCCGTGGTCTCCGCGGGGACGATCCCGTACGACAGCATGGGACGGCACGAGATCGTCGCGCACGGCGTGCCGTGCGTCGTGGACGGCGTGCGCATCGAGCGCGGCGACCTCATCGTCGCCGACTCCGACGGCGTCGTCGTCGTCCCGCAGGCCGTCGCAGCTGGGACGGTCCGAGCCGCTCTCGACAAGCGGCGAGGCGAGAACGCGTTCCGTCGGGCCGTCGCCGAGGGCATGTCGGCCACCGAGGCGTTCGCCACGTTCGGTGTGCTGTGACGGCACGGATCTCGTGAGCATCGACGAGCTGCTCCGGTTCACGGCGCACGACGACCAGCTGGCCGATGTCGCCACCTTCCGTCGCGACGACGGGACCGGCTCGGGCAGCCGTGTGATGCACGTCGCGCCGGCGGGCGGCATCCATGCTCGCCTGCTGCTCGACCGCGGCATGGACCTCGGCCGGGCGTGGTTCGCAGGTCAACCCATCTCCTGGACCGCAGCGCCAGGTCCCCGTTCCCGGGGCTACGCGGACGACGATCAGGGCTGGCACCTCGGGTGGGAGGGCGGTCTCGTCACGACGTGCGGGCTGCAGAACGTGGGCAGCCCGGCCGACGGCCACGGTCAGCACGGGCGCTTCACGGAGAACCCCGCGGAGCGGGTCACGGTCTCGGGAGGTGCCGGCGACGGCCGCCTCGTCGTCACGGGTGTCGTCCACGAGAACAACGGCATCGGACGCCTGCTGCGAGTCGACAGGACGTGGACGTTCCACCTGGGGTCAGGTCTCGTGGAGCTCGAGGATGTCACGCGCAACGAATCGCCCCGAGCGGTCCAGGCGCCTGTGCTGTACCACGTCAACGTCGGGTACCCCTTCCTCGGACCCGCCTCCGAGGTGGCCACACGTGGGGACGGCGACGCCGTCGTGTCGACGATGGGCGAGCCGGAGGACGCGGCCGACGACGTGGTCGAGCTCGACGTGGACGCCGACGACGAGGGGTGGGCCGCGGCGACTGTGACGTCTCCCCGGCTGGGGATGTCCGCGACGATCCGTTGGCTGTCGGCGACGCTCCCGCGCGTGCACCGGTGGCGACGGCGCGCGCCAGGGGCGTACGTCATGGCGATCGAGCCGGCGAACTGCGGCGTGGGCGGGGCGGCGCACGACCGCGCGCAGGGCTGCGCCCCGATCCTCGAACCCGGGACGGATCGCACCACCCGACTCTCGATCCAGCTGGAGCAGACATGACGGACCACACCGAGCTCGCCGGCCGCCGCGTCCTGGTGACCGGTGCCACCCACGGCATCGGCAGGAGCATCGCGCGAGCCTTCGCCGCCGCGGGTGCCACCGTCGTGCTGCACGGGCGCGACGCCGACGCCGGGAACCGGCTCGCTCTCGAGCTCTCCGGCAGCTTCGTCGCTGCCGACCTCGAAGACCCTGGCGCGCCCGCCCGCATCGTCGATGCGGCGACCGAAGGCGGCCAGCTCGACGTTGTCGTGAACAACGCGGGTTTCGAGGTCGAGGCCGCCGTCGACGCGCTCGTGCCCGAGATCCTGACGCGACTGCTTCGCGTCAACGTCCAGGCGCCTGTCGAGATCATCAGGCTCGCGCTCCCGCACCTCGAGCGGTCGGACGGCGCGGCGATCGTCAACGTGACCTCGATCCACGAGTCCGTGCCGGTCGAGGCCAACGGCGGCTATGCCGCCGCGAAGGCCGCGCTCGCCGCGTTCACCCGTACCGCAGCGATCGAGCTCGGCCCCCGCGGGGTCCGCATCAACAACCTCGCCCCGGGCGCTGTCCGCACCTCGATGAACGACCACCTCATCCACCAGGTGGGCGAGGAGCGGTTCGCTCGCTGGATCCCGCTGGGACGCGTGGGTGACGTTGACGACGTCGCCCAGGCCGCACTGTTCCTCGCCGGCCCGGCCAGCCGGTACGTCACCGGCACGACCCTGACCGTCGATGGCGGCTACTCCCAGCACCTCGTGCGATACGCACCCGATCCCGGTACCGCGTGACGCCGGCCCGCCACGACCCTCCCCGTTCGCCAACCGTTCGATCTGAGAGAGCCCATGTTCCAGCTGAGTGAGTTCCTGTCCCCGCGGCCCGAACCGTGGTGGCCGCTCCTGCGCCAGGTCGGCGTCGAGCACGTCGTGGCCGTGATGCGCGGCGCCGAACAGGAACAGCGGATGTATGCGGCGGTCGGCGGCGCAGCCGGTACGACCTCCTGGGCCGTCGGTGAGGAACCGTGGACCGAGGCGTCGCTCCGAGCGGACATGGAGCTGTTCGCGACCCATGGCTTCACCGTGGCCGCGATCGAGGACACGGCACCGATGGACGCCGTCCGCCTGGGACTGCCCGGCAGGGACGAGCAGATCGAGCACATTCTCACCCAGGTCCGCGCCATGGGTCGCCTGGGGATCCCGGTGCTCTGCTACAACTGGATGGCCTTCTCCAGCTGGGCTCGGACCCGGAGCGCCGTCCCCACACGGGGCGGAGCCCTCGTGACCGGCTTTCGACTCAGCGACACGGCGGACCTTCCGCCGCTCACTGATCCCGCCGGGGTGACGCCCGACGTGCTCTGGGACGCGCTCGCCTACTTCCTGGACGCCGTGCTCCCCGACGCCGAAGAGGCAGGCGTGCGCCTGGCGCTCCATCCCGACGACCCGCCGCTCCCGGCGTTGCGGGGGGTACCCCGAATCATCAGCTCGCTCGACGCCTACCGAAGGCTCCTGCGGACGAGCTCCTCCCCGAGCAACGCCATCACGTTCTGCCAGGGCAACTTCGCGCTCATGACCGACGACGTCCCAGCCGCCATCCGCGAGCTCGGCGGAAGCGACGCGATCGCGTTCGTGCACTTCCGCGACCTACGCGGACGGGCTGACGACTTCGTCGAGGCGTTCCACGACGACGGGCAGACCGATATGGGCGCGTGCCTCCGCGCGTACCGGGACGTCGGGTTCTCGGGCCCCCTGCGGCCGGACCACGTGCCGACGCTCGAGGGCGAGTCGAACGACCGTCCCGGCTACGGCGTCCTGGGCCGTCTCTTCGCCACCGGATACATCCGGGGGCTCCAGCACGCGATCTACGGTCGTCCGGGTGCGAGCCCGCTGGCCGGGACCTCAACTGGTTGAGGCCGGCGCCCAGCAACGCAGCCCAGCGACCAGTGGCCTCACGCCATCGGATGCGTGCCCGGTCAGGTCCCCTCGTCACCGGGCTCCGGCCACGACACCGGCGGGCCGAACCGCCCCGGAATGCTGGCCAGCGGTGCGATCGCCGCAGGCGGGAAGTCGGTCGGCTCCGCCTGCGGAAACCGGGCGGCGTGCACGTACCGGTCGAGGAACCACTGCCACCGGCG includes these proteins:
- a CDS encoding carbohydrate ABC transporter permease, whose product is MTELAVGRRAPTVRRPTAWPYALPAFVALAVLLLYPLGYNVWLSLHIDRLSPEDGTFVGLANYAEVLRQGALLGTLGRTLVFTLGSLVLQFVVGLAAALALERFPRGSRVLRPLLLAPWVIPAVAVGAIWLSILNPTNGMANAFLATVGIGPVEWLSDPVLAMGALIVANTWKSAAYWILMISAGLKTVPKEGVEAARVDGASYPRIVWHVLLPGIRPVLVTTALLAFIWTFNYFDLVYLLTNGGPDNATTTLPFAIWQSSLKFSRFDQAATYSVLSVLVTGIAIGAYFRVARREVR
- a CDS encoding carbohydrate ABC transporter permease: MTAVRTATPPSTAAVPSRSPRRRTRRRPWGAGAVISVVLLGSLLPLYWMVATALKPTTEQAAIPATLWPHEMTLEQFGAVFENGTIPAASVRSLGIAVATTIAVVVLGSLSAYAATHLRFRASSSLLSMSFVTQLLPQAATLVPVFIMWRQLGLMDSLPGITLVYVAFQLPVAVWIITGHFASVPREVVEAASVDGARPLTTLFRIVVPMAAPGVAAVAIWCVIGVWSELLFALVLLSSNNQTVPVALASVIGQHTTNWGYLLAAASIASLPPLLLFFLLQKYFADGISGAVKG
- a CDS encoding glycoside hydrolase, whose product is MLDIDRISVIPTSHLDLFWLGDYRNCLARGDDLIRRYLDRAEESGDETFVVDTAIFAEHFLRTHPHYEPLVRRLLAEGRLEIGGAYIDRWENLVLGESIIRNIQIGRRWAKERLGIETRLAAHPDLPGLNAQTSQLYAQAGVEYYVTSRKVFHEGRIWRHVAPDGTALHMLTWPVHYVFVPFLPDSLEPTAEGLFTGGATLSHEDLRGRYPHGTVAMSGSAGDLTGPEDFITRYGKDQRAYIEQYRGGLPEVTIDYAVPATVMQPYLDDPVPLLEHTGSFPSVWGVAPDEEMRFFHRVRALERDLLDAETAAVLAAAAGRTPLPESASRWRGLYGEDAFFATDDLAPSGREFEWLWRMHVFTQDHNGGGEDGALSVFQKKVRHDRARVYAREVLAHAASSGGADRPLVLTTRFGGAELLVAEPELTMPLRTAVDALPADHWQEVASANGDARLALLADVPADIGLHELVTRAAADRLDVREDDDAVVVATAHTLVHIDRATGATTISDPATGTETTVAELPYAVRELGNDVTLATDESERTRATLDSVRMLSSGPLCAQVLLGWDLLGVRWRQVVTTWAHNGTVDVDIDVEWPALEDWQVRLPMLGGSPRSAVRYGTPFHGSDWDAVPDGSRPFQRDEISPEDRASYREVQHWVAGTLRPASGPLTVAVLTEHPAFRSHDGETSAVLLRTPASCGDRRLHWTNPGRTTWQFQFQLVPGDDPLVPARLADERWRAPRVVLGAAQPISVLGNAGDDVRVSALFLDEEGAACVRLVNQSETDAAVVLTGTLARDDVALVDLQGVVVGNAPSAGGRVNLTLPPWRVQTVRLARPA
- a CDS encoding RraA family protein, yielding MTDPRPDVDLTAVRTHLTSALLSDALDAQGLRHQCLGTGLALLDPTRVLAGYAFPVTIQRVYDVPAEPFRGLVAALDAIGRDEVFVTATHRAADIAVWGELLSTVCLARGAAGAITDGLVRDTRAVRELGFPVVSAGTIPYDSMGRHEIVAHGVPCVVDGVRIERGDLIVADSDGVVVVPQAVAAGTVRAALDKRRGENAFRRAVAEGMSATEAFATFGVL
- a CDS encoding aldose 1-epimerase family protein, translated to MSIDELLRFTAHDDQLADVATFRRDDGTGSGSRVMHVAPAGGIHARLLLDRGMDLGRAWFAGQPISWTAAPGPRSRGYADDDQGWHLGWEGGLVTTCGLQNVGSPADGHGQHGRFTENPAERVTVSGGAGDGRLVVTGVVHENNGIGRLLRVDRTWTFHLGSGLVELEDVTRNESPRAVQAPVLYHVNVGYPFLGPASEVATRGDGDAVVSTMGEPEDAADDVVELDVDADDEGWAAATVTSPRLGMSATIRWLSATLPRVHRWRRRAPGAYVMAIEPANCGVGGAAHDRAQGCAPILEPGTDRTTRLSIQLEQT
- a CDS encoding SDR family NAD(P)-dependent oxidoreductase, which codes for MTDHTELAGRRVLVTGATHGIGRSIARAFAAAGATVVLHGRDADAGNRLALELSGSFVAADLEDPGAPARIVDAATEGGQLDVVVNNAGFEVEAAVDALVPEILTRLLRVNVQAPVEIIRLALPHLERSDGAAIVNVTSIHESVPVEANGGYAAAKAALAAFTRTAAIELGPRGVRINNLAPGAVRTSMNDHLIHQVGEERFARWIPLGRVGDVDDVAQAALFLAGPASRYVTGTTLTVDGGYSQHLVRYAPDPGTA
- a CDS encoding mannonate dehydratase, which gives rise to MFQLSEFLSPRPEPWWPLLRQVGVEHVVAVMRGAEQEQRMYAAVGGAAGTTSWAVGEEPWTEASLRADMELFATHGFTVAAIEDTAPMDAVRLGLPGRDEQIEHILTQVRAMGRLGIPVLCYNWMAFSSWARTRSAVPTRGGALVTGFRLSDTADLPPLTDPAGVTPDVLWDALAYFLDAVLPDAEEAGVRLALHPDDPPLPALRGVPRIISSLDAYRRLLRTSSSPSNAITFCQGNFALMTDDVPAAIRELGGSDAIAFVHFRDLRGRADDFVEAFHDDGQTDMGACLRAYRDVGFSGPLRPDHVPTLEGESNDRPGYGVLGRLFATGYIRGLQHAIYGRPGASPLAGTSTG